The sequence below is a genomic window from Streptococcus pantholopis.
TGTCCGCCTCCAGCATAGAGAACATCCTTTATGACATCATAAATAAGACCAAAGCGACCGACTCCGTCTTCATAGTATGCAATCATAACAGCAAAATTTTCCCCCTGCACAATAAAATTGACGGTGCCATCAATAGGGTCTAAAATCCAAACATGACCGTCTGTAATAGGATGTCGGACACCGTTCTCTTCTGCCATCACATTGTCTTTGGGGTAGGCCGATTTTATTTTGGCAATCAGCAAATCTTGTGCAGCTTTATCCAGATTAGTGACCAGATCATCAAACTGTGTTTTTTCTTCTATTTTGAGCTTTTCAGCCATGGCCGAGCGGATAAACTGTCCAGCTTCCCGAATGATTGTTTTTGCAAATGTAAATTTAGTTTCCAAGAGAAATAAATCCCTTTCCTCTTTCTTTTGCTGCTTTTACAGCCTTGTATATTGAATAGCCGCTGCTTCGTTTAAAGTCACGGTCAATTGTTTTTTCCTGAGCTTTGCTTGTAACAACCTGTTTAAAAGCAGTGTAAGTCTCCAGTAAGGCCGCAGCGGAAACCTTGCTTTCGTAAGCTTTTTCAACTTGATTCAAAAAATAAAGCACTGATATGATTTCTTCAGTGCTCCAGTTTGTATCGAGCGGATAACTATAATTCTTACTCATCTTCTCCCTCAATCTCAGCTCTTATAGTTGCCTGACGCAACTCCTGTTTACGGTAATCCCGCGATAAAAAGGCACGAATCTCATCTTCATTAAAACCAATCTGCATCCGCTTCTTATCCATGATAATTGGGCGGCGCAAAAGACCGGGATTTTCTGCGATCAGCTGAATCAGGGCAGAAACAGACAGTTCATCCACATCAACATCCAGCTTCTGGAAAACTTTTGACCGTCTGGAAATGATGTCTTCTGTCCCATTTTCAGTAAATGATAAAATCTTCAGTAATTCCTCACGACTGAGCGGGCTTGTAATGATATTGTGCTCTTCAAACACAACTTTATGCTTTTTGAGCCAGGTTCGTGCCTTGCGGCAGCTAGTGCAGCTAGGTGATAAAAATAAGGTAACCATTCTTTGCCTCTTAACTATTCCTTACTGATTATTATACAAGATTTTATAGTTCTTGGCTATTCTTTTTCCAAGACAGTGCCTTTTCCTTATCGGAATGCAGCTGAGCTACCAAGGCTTCAGCCCCATCAAACTTAACCATCTCACGGATTTTTTCCAGCCAGATAATCTCAAGCACTTCACCGTAAATATCCTCTTCAAAATCAAAAATATGGGCCTCCAGCCGCAGTTCGGTTCCGCCAAAAGTCATATTTTTGCCAATACTGGTCAT
It includes:
- a CDS encoding inositol monophosphatase family protein; the protein is METKFTFAKTIIREAGQFIRSAMAEKLKIEEKTQFDDLVTNLDKAAQDLLIAKIKSAYPKDNVMAEENGVRHPITDGHVWILDPIDGTVNFIVQGENFAVMIAYYEDGVGRFGLIYDVIKDVLYAGGGQFDVYANDKKMLPYQDKPFNRSLISANSSMFAENVHGIRDLARQTLGVRIYGGAGISMSQVMSGRLLAYFSFIQPWDYAAAFIMGEKLGYQLLTLDGQTPDFKNRQMIMFVPKQKLKAIKQFIK
- a CDS encoding UPF0223 family protein; amino-acid sequence: MSKNYSYPLDTNWSTEEIISVLYFLNQVEKAYESKVSAAALLETYTAFKQVVTSKAQEKTIDRDFKRSSGYSIYKAVKAAKERGKGFISLGN
- a CDS encoding Spx/MgsR family RNA polymerase-binding regulatory protein, whose amino-acid sequence is MVTLFLSPSCTSCRKARTWLKKHKVVFEEHNIITSPLSREELLKILSFTENGTEDIISRRSKVFQKLDVDVDELSVSALIQLIAENPGLLRRPIIMDKKRMQIGFNEDEIRAFLSRDYRKQELRQATIRAEIEGEDE